One window of Cervus elaphus chromosome 6, mCerEla1.1, whole genome shotgun sequence genomic DNA carries:
- the JAKMIP1 gene encoding janus kinase and microtubule-interacting protein 1 isoform X2: MSKKGRSKGEKPEMEMDPVQMANEELRAKLTSIQIEFQQEKSKMDEIKGKDRVILALEKELGVQTGQTQKLLLQKEALDEQLVQVREAERYHGSPKRELPPGIGDMAELMGVQDQHMDERDVRRFQLKIAELNSVIRKLEDRNTLLADERNELLKRSRETEVQLKPLVEKNKRMNKKNEDLLQSIQRMEEKIKNLTRENVEMKEKLSAQASLKRHTSLNDLSLTRDEQEIEFLRLQVLEQQHVIDDLSLERERLLRSRRHRGKGLKPPKKHVVETFFGFDEESVDSETLSETSCNTDRTDRAPATPEEDLDDTTTREEADLRFCQLTREYQALQRAYALLQEQVGGTLDAEREARTREQLQADLLRCQAKIEDLEKLLVEKGQDSKWVEEKQLLIRTNQDLLEKIYRLEMEENQLKNEMQDAKDQNELLEFRVLELEVRDSICCKLSNGADILFEPKLKFM; this comes from the exons ATGTCTAAGAAAGGCCGGAGCAAGGGCGAGAAGCCCGAGATGGAGATGGACCCGGTGCAGATGGCCAACGAGGAGCTGCGGGCCAAGCTGACCAGCATTCAGATTGAGTTCCAGCAGGAAAAGAGCAAG atGGATGAGATCAAGGGGAAAGATCGTGTGATTCTGGCCTTGGAGAAGGAGCTCGGTGTGCAGACTGGGCAGACCCAGAAGCTGCTGCTTCAGAAAGAGGCTTTGGATGAGCAGCTGGTTCAGGTCAGAGAGGCTGAGCGGTACCACGGTAGTCCAAAGAGAGAGCTCCCGCCCGGCATAGGGGACATGGCCGAGCTCATGGGCGTCCAG GATCAACATATGGACGAGCGAGACGTGCGGCGATTTCAGCTAAAAATTGCTGAGCTGAATTCGGTGATACGGAAGCTGGAAGACAGAAATACCCTCTTGGCAGATGAGAGGAATGAACTG CTGAAACGCTCCCGTGAGACAGAGGTCCAGCTGAAGCCCCTGGTGGAGAAGAACAAGCGGATGAACAAGAAGAATGAGGACTTGCTACAGAGCATCCAGAGGATGGAAGAGAAGATTAAGAACCTCACGCGGGAAAACGTGGAGATG aaggagaaactgtcaGCCCAGGCGTCCCTGAAGAGGCACACTTCCTTGAACGACCTCAGTCTGACACGGGACGAGCAGGAGATCGAGTTTCTGAGGCTGCAGGTGCTGGAGCAGCAGCACGTCATTGACGATCTCTCACTG GAGAGAGAACGGCTCTTGCGGTCCAGAAGACATCGCGGGAAGGGCCTGAAGCCACCCAAG AAGCATGTTGTGGAGACATTTTTTGGATTTGACGAGGAGTCTGTGGACTCAGAAACGCTGTCAGAGACGTCCTGCAACACAGACAGGACGGACAGGGCTCCGGCCACGCCCGAGGAGGACTTGGACGAC ACAACAACCCGAGAAGAGGCTGACCTGAGGTTCTGCCAGCTGACCAGGGAGTACCAGGCGCTGCAGCGAGCCTACGCCCTGCTTCAGGAGCAGGTGGGCGGGACACTGGACGCCGAGCGAGAGGCCCGG ACTCGGGAACAGCTCCAAGCTGATCTGCTGAGGTGTCAGGCCAAAATCGAGGATCTGGAGAAGTTACTGGTTGAGAAGGGCCAG GATTCCAAATGGGTTGAAGAGAAGCAGCTGCTCATCAGAACAAACCAGGACTTGCTGGAAAAG ATTTACAGGCTGGAAATGGAAGAGAACCAGCTGAAGAATGAAATGCAAGACGCAAAGGATCAGAACGAGCTGTTAGAATTCAGAGTGCTAGAACTCGAAGTAAGAGACTCTATCTGTTGTAAACTCTCAAACGGAGCAGACATTCTCTTTGAGCCCAAACTGAAATTCATGTAA
- the JAKMIP1 gene encoding janus kinase and microtubule-interacting protein 1 isoform X1: protein MSKKGRSKGEKPEMEMDPVQMANEELRAKLTSIQIEFQQEKSKVGKLRERLQEAKLEREQEQRRHTAYISELRAKLHEEKTKELQALREVLIRQHEQEAARTAKIKEGELQRLQATLNVLRDGAADKVKTALLAEARDEARRAFDGERLRLQQEILELKAARKQAEEALSNCMQADKTKAADLRAAYQAHQDEVHRIKRECERDIRRLMDEIKGKDRVILALEKELGVQTGQTQKLLLQKEALDEQLVQVREAERYHGSPKRELPPGIGDMAELMGVQDQHMDERDVRRFQLKIAELNSVIRKLEDRNTLLADERNELLKRSRETEVQLKPLVEKNKRMNKKNEDLLQSIQRMEEKIKNLTRENVEMKEKLSAQASLKRHTSLNDLSLTRDEQEIEFLRLQVLEQQHVIDDLSLERERLLRSRRHRGKGLKPPKKHVVETFFGFDEESVDSETLSETSCNTDRTDRAPATPEEDLDDTTTREEADLRFCQLTREYQALQRAYALLQEQVGGTLDAEREARTREQLQADLLRCQAKIEDLEKLLVEKGQDSKWVEEKQLLIRTNQDLLEKIYRLEMEENQLKNEMQDAKDQNELLEFRVLELEVRDSICCKLSNGADILFEPKLKFM, encoded by the exons ATGTCTAAGAAAGGCCGGAGCAAGGGCGAGAAGCCCGAGATGGAGATGGACCCGGTGCAGATGGCCAACGAGGAGCTGCGGGCCAAGCTGACCAGCATTCAGATTGAGTTCCAGCAGGAAAAGAGCAAG GTGGGCAAGCTGCGCGAGCGGCTGCAGGAGGCCAAGCTGGAGCGCGAGCAGGAGCAGCGACGGCACACGGCCTACATCTCGGAGCTCAGGGCCAAGCTGCACGAGGAGAAGACCAAGGAGCTGCAGGCGCTGCGCGAGGTGCTCATCCGCCAGCACGAGCAGGAGGCGGCGCGCACGGCCAAGATCAAGGAGGGCGAGCTGCAGCGGCTGCAGGCCACGCTGAACGTGCTGCGCGACGGCGCGGCCGACAAGGTCAAGACGGCGCTGCTGGCCGAGGCGCGCGACGAGGCGCGCAGGGCCTTCGACGGCGAGCGCCTGCGGCTGCAGCAGGAGATCCTGGAGCTCAAGGCGGCGCGCAAGCAGGCGGAGGAGGCGCTCAGCAACTGCATGCAGGCCGACAAGACCAAGGCGGCCGACCTGCGCGCCGCCTACCAGGCGCACCAGGACGAGGTGCACCGCATCAAGCGCGAGTGCGAGCGCGACATCCGCCGGCTG atGGATGAGATCAAGGGGAAAGATCGTGTGATTCTGGCCTTGGAGAAGGAGCTCGGTGTGCAGACTGGGCAGACCCAGAAGCTGCTGCTTCAGAAAGAGGCTTTGGATGAGCAGCTGGTTCAGGTCAGAGAGGCTGAGCGGTACCACGGTAGTCCAAAGAGAGAGCTCCCGCCCGGCATAGGGGACATGGCCGAGCTCATGGGCGTCCAG GATCAACATATGGACGAGCGAGACGTGCGGCGATTTCAGCTAAAAATTGCTGAGCTGAATTCGGTGATACGGAAGCTGGAAGACAGAAATACCCTCTTGGCAGATGAGAGGAATGAACTG CTGAAACGCTCCCGTGAGACAGAGGTCCAGCTGAAGCCCCTGGTGGAGAAGAACAAGCGGATGAACAAGAAGAATGAGGACTTGCTACAGAGCATCCAGAGGATGGAAGAGAAGATTAAGAACCTCACGCGGGAAAACGTGGAGATG aaggagaaactgtcaGCCCAGGCGTCCCTGAAGAGGCACACTTCCTTGAACGACCTCAGTCTGACACGGGACGAGCAGGAGATCGAGTTTCTGAGGCTGCAGGTGCTGGAGCAGCAGCACGTCATTGACGATCTCTCACTG GAGAGAGAACGGCTCTTGCGGTCCAGAAGACATCGCGGGAAGGGCCTGAAGCCACCCAAG AAGCATGTTGTGGAGACATTTTTTGGATTTGACGAGGAGTCTGTGGACTCAGAAACGCTGTCAGAGACGTCCTGCAACACAGACAGGACGGACAGGGCTCCGGCCACGCCCGAGGAGGACTTGGACGAC ACAACAACCCGAGAAGAGGCTGACCTGAGGTTCTGCCAGCTGACCAGGGAGTACCAGGCGCTGCAGCGAGCCTACGCCCTGCTTCAGGAGCAGGTGGGCGGGACACTGGACGCCGAGCGAGAGGCCCGG ACTCGGGAACAGCTCCAAGCTGATCTGCTGAGGTGTCAGGCCAAAATCGAGGATCTGGAGAAGTTACTGGTTGAGAAGGGCCAG GATTCCAAATGGGTTGAAGAGAAGCAGCTGCTCATCAGAACAAACCAGGACTTGCTGGAAAAG ATTTACAGGCTGGAAATGGAAGAGAACCAGCTGAAGAATGAAATGCAAGACGCAAAGGATCAGAACGAGCTGTTAGAATTCAGAGTGCTAGAACTCGAAGTAAGAGACTCTATCTGTTGTAAACTCTCAAACGGAGCAGACATTCTCTTTGAGCCCAAACTGAAATTCATGTAA